The Lolium rigidum isolate FL_2022 chromosome 1, APGP_CSIRO_Lrig_0.1, whole genome shotgun sequence region AAATGTATCTTCTAGATATTAATGACAAGAATTATGAAACAGGAAGTACCTATGTCCAATTGTAAACTTGTCTCCAGACTCCAGCAATTAGAAAATAAAGTATAAAAGCGAGCAAATCTTTGAAGTCTTCAAACATTTTTTAGAGACATCTtctggggagtggtgttttggaacatggaagcatatgctccctatattttgaaatgcatcttatacatattttaaatatcaaaaaaaatgaaacaaaaaattcgcacgtacatctttacgtgctacgcgcccacaaagtcgtttcataaaaaataaagttatcatgtgacgtgtgtaaaaagacaaaattcagtgctgaaaacaatgcttttcacatgatgtgttttttcttttttacataggccatttgttttttttcatgaaacttgacgcatacacatatattatggagatgtacatgtagaatttttttcaaaatttttccacacttcaaaatatgttttgttggtagagggagcatacgcacccgggagccgaattaaatttccgcATTAGGATTTCTTTAAATTCAGCCGTTAGAAAACTAACATTGAGGCTAAACAACATTCCTTTctattttcgataaagggaatattgcACCTAACCTCTGCAACAATGTAATAATACTCTAATGGTACTACACATGCAAATagtaaaaaaaaaagctaaaaacTTGCTACAATGCTCAAGTCCTTGTAGCAGCGGCAAAAACACCCCCAAGACAAAAACTGAAATCCAAGTTCTTTATAAGCGACGCTTCCAACAAGGTAACAATGCACAAACCCCCTCTctaaaaacaatgccttcaacaagttaTTGCCAGACAAAACCTATTACAGCCAGACTTTGGATTTGCAAGAGCCGTTGAACTTCACATATGATGTCGCTCCCACTTGCATACCGTTGGTACAAATCCCGAAATAACAAGCAAGTTCCTCATCGCCGCaaagactcgaaccaccattTTTAGTCCTCAGATCTCAGCTTCCATGCCATTCTCCgtctctgacttcaccatggaaagaaaaagaCATGTTCCATGATGACAACAGATAGCGGAGCTTGACGCAGTCCCTCCCGAAACCAAACGGTCgggaaaaacatgggtgcgcatgaTCGAATCCCATCCGATCCTGCAATCTCTAGGCATGATTTACCAAAGGGAGTTCACCGGCGGAGCCTTCTGGAACTCGACACCCCACCCAGATCAAGGAGAAAATGCATCAAGCATGTCTTCATCTTGGCACGAGAGGAACCCTAGAACCGTTGCCTTTATTCAGGCCGAGCCCCCAAGCAGCGACCATCCTCGCCCGCCCGACCTACCAAAAAAGACCAATAGATTGATGGTGGAACGCATATTGGACCTGCACCGCTGGAAAACGGAGATCGGCGTGGGATCCCAAGATCACCCACCGCAGATCCCATCAAGGCCATccacctatggggaggaggctgaTGCCTCGGCTCCCATGGTGATGCGGGAAGAGCCGCCTTCGTTGCTACGCCTAGGAGCCAGCAAGGTGCAAGATCGGGGCCCTCACGAGCCCGCCTCGTCGCCGCTGCTAGCCATCCGCCGCGTTGCTcctctggccgccgccgcgcaccACCGTAGCTGAAGGAGGTAGAGTGGGCGCTGCCAGCGCCCCATATGTCCACGCCCAACACATCCCCACCAGCGCCATGTCGCGCGAGCTTTTCCTGGCGGCGCCTCCGTTGACGGTAGAGGGAGGAGAGATTGTGGGAGGAGGCGAGGGGATCGGTAGGGGGAGCCCCTGTGCGGGGCGGTGCCACCGCACAGGGGTCACGGGAGGAGGAGGTTAGGTCGCAGGGCTTCAGAAGGAGGTGAATAGGTCCAAAAACAACATACATGCAAATACCAATGGTTGTTTTCCCATAATTTAGTTTAAGCCTCGATATCAAGGTTGCGTCCACCTTGCATAAACATAGTAATCAACCTACATCAGAGCCGAGAATATACATCACTATTATTAGTAAACTATTATTATTAAAAACATACTACACGGTCTTGAGAACCTTGGCTCGGCTCTCTCCCCCGCTACAGTAGGATAGACGATTTTTTCCCCTTCTCGTTCGCTctagctcgccggcggcgattcGCCGGTTCCCTCCCCCTCTGTCGGCCGCTCCGGCTGCGGGAGGGCGGGGGAACCACGGATCTCGTCTGTTCATAGCTAGGTGTGAGTGGGTCTCCTGTCGGCGGCGCTGGGGAGAGGATGGCGCGCTCGATCTGGTGGTTTGTGGAGGCGGAGATCTTCTCTGGTGGTGGTGTTTTGCGGATCCCCACCACATCTCTGCCTCCTTCCCGGTGCTCGCATCTCGGTGGAGGTGCCGTGCGCCTAGCTCCAGTGCCGGAGATCGACTGCGGCGGCTCCGGAGTTTGAAGGTATGTAAGCTGTAGGTGATGCGATTCAGATTGAAGACGATGGTGGCGATGCAAGGTGGAGGCCCTTTGGGTTTGAGGTTCGTTGACTTCCCGCACGCCATGGGACTCCGTCCGATCCAAGGTTGCAgaagaggagcggcggcggcgcgccagcGGCACGGCTTCTTCGTCCGCGTCGTCTTCGTTATCCTTCAGAACTTGTTTGTATTTTTGCTTTATCTGGTGGACTGTTCTGTAAGGATTCTGGATTAATATCACTTGTTCTTCCTCGCAAAAAAAACTATTATTATTAGAAACTATACAAGTAAAATACACACGAGAAGGCAAGGAATCTTAGTTTTCTTTGTAGCGAAGCAAAGCTCGAGACAGAGTCGCAGACACCAGACAGCAAAGCCACCGCCGCGTCTCCCGGCCCCATCTCTCCCCATCCACGTGTCCGGACGGACGGTCCAGATCTTTTGTCTTAGTGGAGCAGGTGGTCCGTCGGCCTACGCGCACACAACACCGGCCGCCGCGCACacggctccacctccacctcatcatcgactcctcttcctcctcttcttcctccatctcgccGTCGCTACTCAGATCGACAAACCCCACGCGCGTCCTCCACTCGATTAAGCAACCCCACTCCACCTTACCGATCGATCGGGACCCCGGCGGCGCCATGTCGATGCTGGACGCCTTCTTCGGCaagggcgggggcggcggcgccttccgcggcgccAAGTGGTACGGGGTTTCTTGGCCGGGACACGAGTTCTTGGTTTGTGAACGAATTGGTCTCGATTCCGCGACTTTCTTTTTCTGATTCGGTTCGTTTCTTGATGCGCGCGACACCAGCAAGACGCTGCTCAAGCTGTCGATCCCGCGGATAAAGCTGCTGCGGAACCGGAGGGAGCTGCAGCTGCGCCAGATGCGCCGGGACATCGccaagctcctcgaggccggccaGGAGGCCACCGCCAGAATCAGGGTAAAGGGGCCTCTAGTTTAGGCTTGTACCGGGGTCTTGGGTTTCATGAGCCATGGTTTAATTGCGTTATTGCGGTCGCAGGTGGAGCACATCATCCGGGAGGAGAACATGATGGCGGCGCAGGAGATCCTTGAGCTCTTCTGCGAGCTCGTCTCCGTCCGCCTACCCATCATCGAGGCGCAAAAGTTTGTAACCTGTCCTGCTCTCCCAGTCTCTCTCATTCAGTAACCATATTTAGGCTTAAGGCTTAGTGTTCTTTGGTTTATGCAATTGTTTTTGTGGATCGAGTTCGTTACATGTCAAATTCCACTCAAGTGTGCTGGAGCAGTGGAGCTGCTGCCCTGGCTGACTTGAGCTGATCAATACAGTACTAATTTATGGCTAATGCCCTGTGGCACTTGATAGGTTAAGTTAATCTCTTTAGTCCCAGAGTAGCTGCAATCTGTTGTTAGTGCTCAGTTGCATTTGCAGTTGGACTGGCATGTCATGAATGGCATCTCTATTCAACTTAAAACATGGCTTTCTTTCATGTCTGTAAGTGGTCATCTATTTTCAAACATGTTAGTTTGCCTCTCTAATATATTATATCAGTTCTTTATTCTGTAATACAGAACAACTTTTCTTAATGTAATTTGGAAGGATGCATATCTGGTAGCACATATGCCCCTAAGCATCAGATTGTTGCCTCCTTTTGACCTTCCCCAAAGGGTGTGGCACTAAATTATCTTTCTGACATCCTTAGTCAATTCTTTGTTCAAGTGTATCCTCTCAAACGTGGTGGTTAATGGTTATACAGTTTCTGTTGGCTTTGCAGCTAAATTATTGGTGCTAACCTTTTAAATTTCTTTGCCTGCTTCAGGGAGTGCCCTATTGATCTCAAGGAGGCGATATCCAGCATCTGTTTTGCTGCTCCAAGATGCTCAGATTTGCCTGAACTGATCCAAGTCCAGATGATGTTTGCCACAAAGTATGGGAAAGAATTTGTTGCTGCAGCTGCGGAGCTTATGCCAGATTGTGGGGTCAACCGGCAGGTCATATGCCAACTTCCATCGAAAGTATTTTAGTTATGCTACTTAAAGATTAGAAGGATGCTGAAACGATCTGAATCAATACCTCTGCAGATAATTGAACTGCTTTCTATCCGTCCTCCTCCGGTTGAAGTGAAGATGAAACTCCTGAAGGAGATTGCTGAGGAGCACGAGATCGATTGGGATCCTTCAGAAACAGAGACAGAATATCTTAAACCCCATGAAGATCTGTTGGTAAGTATTTGCTTAACAGAAAATAAGGTTAGTTCATTATTTTTTAATCTCACCTCGTAAATGTTTCCTTTCATTAGAATGGACCCACCTACTTCAGTGGCTCAATGCTTCCTCTTCCAAAGGAGAAACATGAGGAAACAGTAGCTGCAAGTGCTGCGGTCCAATCTAATGAAGACGATGAGTCTGATGGCGGTTTTGATGAGCTGGATTTGCCTGAAGTTCCAAAAGCAGTAATTCGCCCGGTTTCTGATACTCCATCAACCCCAGATATTGGTCCACATGTGCAAAGCTCCCAGTCGGCTCCTCATGAATTCTCAAACCCGTCTGCTCATGAATTCTCAAACCCGTCTGCTCATGAATTCTCAAACCCGTCCGACTTGGAAGAGAATCCAACAGCTGATGCTACGTTCTATAATAACCTGAAAAGTTCACAGCCCCCTGTTTCAGCACCATTTGCTCAGCCAAGTATGCCAGCTCTCCCAAATGAAAAGAAGCAATTTGTTCCTTTTGCCTCTCCCCCACCATTTGCTTCTGCTTCTTCAATGGAGAGCAATGACTCGATTCCCTTAAATTCTCCAACACCTGCATTGAAGCCAACAGAGCCAGAATTCTACACAAGGACAATTGATGAAGTGGTGACCCCTCCCCAAACACTAAACGATTTTAACATGTTCTCGAAGCATTCAGAGCAGGTGCACTCGGCATCTCCCAAAGAGAGCAGGCAAAATATTGATTTGGATGACGTGCTTTCAGCTGCCCAAACTGCTGCTGATTCAGCAGAGCGAGCTGCATCGGCAGCCCGTGCTGCAGCAAACCTTGCGCAACTGCGTATTGCCGATCTAAAGAAGAACAGTAGGGCTTATGAG contains the following coding sequences:
- the LOC124688777 gene encoding IST1-like protein yields the protein MSMLDAFFGKGGGGGAFRGAKCKTLLKLSIPRIKLLRNRRELQLRQMRRDIAKLLEAGQEATARIRVEHIIREENMMAAQEILELFCELVSVRLPIIEAQKECPIDLKEAISSICFAAPRCSDLPELIQVQMMFATKYGKEFVAAAAELMPDCGVNRQIIELLSIRPPPVEVKMKLLKEIAEEHEIDWDPSETETEYLKPHEDLLNGPTYFSGSMLPLPKEKHEETVAASAAVQSNEDDESDGGFDELDLPEVPKAVIRPVSDTPSTPDIGPHVQSSQSAPHEFSNPSAHEFSNPSAHEFSNPSDLEENPTADATFYNNLKSSQPPVSAPFAQPSMPALPNEKKQFVPFASPPPFASASSMESNDSIPLNSPTPALKPTEPEFYTRTIDEVVTPPQTLNDFNMFSKHSEQVHSASPKESRQNIDLDDVLSAAQTAADSAERAASAARAAANLAQLRIADLKKNSRAYENYNDGSEKESHHQTEVTQKPAFDHQDSFSNDMQGYAPSHVPQRSPSLEDDPFSYPNLFSSKP